In the genome of Lynx canadensis isolate LIC74 chromosome F1, mLynCan4.pri.v2, whole genome shotgun sequence, one region contains:
- the DISP1 gene encoding protein dispatched homolog 1 isoform X3, with product MQMNKPRATGTTGGPMITMNERKERSTGTSTGTAFSATFRVSGLAGDRYSRVVFTAAGGETLWSLPAIKSMCSIDNARIRAHPQFGDLCQRTTAASCCPSWTLGNYVAILNNRSSCQNIAERDVAHTLKLLRACARHYHNGTLGPDCWDAAARRKGQLKCTGVPRKCTKYNAVYQILHYLVDKDFAAPKAADPTAPALRYSMLFSPTEKGESMMDIYLDNFVAWNGSDGVTSVAGIEFGLKHSLFQDHLLTDTAYPAVAVLLVLLVMCAYTRSLFVTLMTVFAVISSLIVSYFLYRVVFSFEFFPFMNLTALVILVGIGADDAFVLCDVWSHAKGDRPHAGTAETVGVTLQHAALSMFVTSFTTAAAFYANYVSNITAIRCFGVYAGTAVLVNYVLMVTWLPAVVVLHERYLVHLFSGFRQPQQQSVGKSCWAAARRKCRRLLFAASEASRVFFEKVLPCVVIKFRYVWLFWFVALTVGGAYVVCVNPKMKLPSLELNEFQLFRASHPFERYDAEYKKLFMFERVHRGEELHMPITVVWGVSPEDNGDPLNPKSKGKLALDGSFNIASPASQVWILHFCQKLRNQTFFHQTDEQDFTSCFIETFKQWMENQDCDEPALYLCCRRWSFPYKQEIFELCIKRAIMELERSTGYHLDSKTPGPRFDINDTIRAVVLEFPSTYLFTLAYEKMHQFYQEVDAWISRELSSAPEGLSNGWFVSNLEFYDLQDSLSDGTLIAMGLSVAVAFSVMLLTTLNVFISLFAIVSITGTIFVTVGSLVLLGWELNVLESVTISVAVGLSVDFAVHYGVAYRLAPDADREGKVIFSLSRMGSAMAMAALTTFVAGAMMMPSTVLAYTQLGTFMMLIMCVSWAFATFFFQCLCRCLGPQGACGQIPLPGRLQCGAFSHAVSTSPGDKGQSKTHTVNAYHLDPRAPKSEMEREFYELEPLASRSGSASEETHICSEFSDGPARSFGMPVRAAYGRGPGGDGGGAPFPPPLEQHAVCHFFSLSQTCTCPDAYRHLTPGPHAGQQAGDGLCPQCAAPAGSLVHVQKGAHQAPEGFMCTIPHVHHCPCLQGGARPPGPQNPLPTSLVLHPVQHIQAPEKTRAHGLPSVGHVPPTVGPSACVCRSPGSPRKARWDPENSQRGLARNRDVGHAEGGGGARNRGSGPGGQTDQTDGNAGLCLSQDLEQPGQNEPHFVFNRLTGDAQPGSCPEGDSADSEASEPPAFTHSELSGESLLIKTL from the coding sequence ATCAGAGCCCACCCGCAGTTCGGGGACCTGTGCCAGAGGACCACGGCCGCGTCCTGCTGCCCCAGCTGGACGCTGGGGAACTACGTCGCCATCCTCAACAACCGGTCGTCCTGCCAGAACATCGCGGAGCGAGACGTCGCTCACACCCTGAAGCTGCTGCGGGCCTGCGCCAGGCACTACCACAACGGCACGCTCGGGCCCGACTGCTGGGACGCGGCGGCCAGGAGGAAGGGCCAGCTCAAGTGCACGGGCGTGCCGCGCAAGTGCACCAAGTACAACGCCGTGTACCAGATCCTGCACTACCTGGTGGACAAGGACTTCGCGGCCCCGAAGGCCGCCGACCCCACCGCGCCCGCGCTGAGGTACAGCATGCTCTTCTCCCCCACGGAGAAAGGGGAGAGCATGATGGACATCTACCTGGACAACTTCGTGGCCTGGAACGGCTCCGACGGCGTCACCAGCGTGGCCGGCATCGAGTTCGGCCTCAAGCACAGCCTGTTCCAGGACCACCTCCTGACGGACACGGCGTACCCGGCCGTCGCCGtcctgctggtgctgctggtcaTGTGCGCCTACACGCGGTCCCTGTTCGTCACCCTCATGACCGTGTTTGCCGTCATCAGCTCCCTGATCGTCTCCTACTTCCTCTACCGCGTGGTGTTCAGCTTCGAGTTCTTCCCGTTCATGAACCTCACCGCGCTCGTCATCTTGGTCGGGATTGGCGCAGACGACGCGTTCGTCCTGTGTGACGTCTGGAGCCACGCCAAGGGCGACAGGCCCCACGCGGGGACGGCGGAGACGGTGGGCGTCACCCTGCAGCACGCAGCGCTGTCCATGTTCGTCACCAGCTTCACCACGGCCGCGGCCTTCTACGCCAACTACGTGAGCAACATCACCGCCATCCGCTGCTTCGGCGTGTACGCGGGCACGGCGGTGCTGGTGAACTACGTGCTGATGGTCACGTGGCTTCCGGCCGTCGTCGTCCTGCACGAGCGGTACCTCGTCCACCTCTTCAGCGGCTTCCGACAGCCGCAGCAGCAGTCCGTCGGCAAGAGCTGCTGGGCGGCGGCTCGCCGGAAGTGCCGCCGGCTGCTGTTCGCCGCCTCCGAAGCCTCGCGAGTTTTCTTCGAGAAGGTGTTGCCGTGCGTGGTCATCAAGTTTCGCTACGTCTGGCTGTTCTGGTTCGTGGCCCTGACCGTGGGCGGGGCCTACGTCGTGTGCGTGAACCCCAAGATGAAGCTCCCCTCCCTGGAGCTGAATGAGTTCCAGCTCTTCAGGGCCTCGCACCCCTTCGAGCGCTACGACGCCGAGTACAAAAAGCTCTTCATGTTTGAGCGCGTGCACCGCGGGGAGGAGCTGCACATGCCCATCACGGTGGTCTGGGGCGTGTCCCCGGAGGACAACGGCGACCCCCTGAACCCCAAGAGCAAAGGGAAGCTGGCCCTGGATGGCAGCTTTAACATCGCGAGCCCTGCTTCCCAGGTCTGGATCTTGCACTTCTGTCAAAAGCTGAGAAACCAGACTTTCTTCCACCAGACGGATGAGCAGGATTTCACGAGCTGCTTCATCGAGACGTTCAAGCAGTGGATGGAAAACCAGGACTGTGACGAGCCGGCCCTGTACCTCTGCTGCAGGCGCTGGAGTTTCCCCTACAAGCAGGAGATTTTTGAGCTGTGCATCAAGAGGGCCATCATGGAGCTGGAACGGAGCACGGGGTACCACCTGGACAGCAAGACGCCGGGGCCGAGGTTTGACATCAACGACACCATCAGGGCCGTCGTGCTCGAGTTCCCGAGCACCTACCTGTTCACGCTGGCTTACGAGAAGATGCACCAGTTTTACCAGGAGGTGGACGCGTGGATCTCCAGGGAGCTGAGCTCGGCTCCCGAGGGCCTCAGCAACGGCTGGTTCGTCAGCAACCTGGAGTTCTACGACCTGCAGGACAGCCTCTCGGACGGCACCCTCATCGCCATGGGGCTCTCCGTGGCCGTGGCGTTCAGCGTGATGCTGCTCACCACCTTGAACGTCTTCATCAGCCTCTTCGCCATCGTCTCCATCACGGGAACCATATTTGTCACCGTGGGCTCTCTCGTCCTGCTGGGCTGGGAGCTGAACGTCCTGGAGTCGGTGACCATCTCCGTGGCGGTCGGCCTGTCTGTGGACTTCGCCGTCCACTACGGGGTCGCTTACCGCCTGGCCCCGGATGCCGACCGGGAGGGGAAGGTGATCTTCTCCCTGAGTCGCATGGGCTCCGCGATGGCCATGGCCGCCCTGACCACCTTTGTGGCCGGGGCCATGATGATGCCGTCCACGGTTCTGGCATACACCCAGCTGGGCACCTTCATGATGCTCATCATGTGTGTCAGCTGGGCTTTCGCCACCTTCTTCTTCCAGTGCCTGTGCCGCTGCCTCGGGCCCCAGGGCGCCTGCGGTCAGATTCCTTTACCTGGGAGACTCCAGTGTGGCGCCTTCTCCCACGCCGTGTCCACGAGCCCCGGGGACAAGGgacaaagcaaaacacacacCGTGAATGCGTACCATTTAGATCCCAGGGCCCCCAAATCCGAAATGGAGCGTGAGTtttatgagttagagcccctgGCGTCCCGCAGCGGCAGCGCCTCCGAGGAGACCCACATCTGCTCCGAGTTTTCCGACGGCCCCGCGAGGAGCTTCGGGATGCCGGTGCGTGCCGCGTACGGCAGAGGCCCCGGGGGCGATGGCGGCGGTGCCCCGTTCCCGCCCCCTCTCGAGCAGCACGCCGTGTGTCACTTCTTCTCTCTGAGTCAGACATGCACTTGTCCGGATGCCTACAGACACCTGACGCCTGGCCCGCATGCCGGCCAGCAGGCGGGCGACGGCCTGTGTCCCCAGTGCGCTGCCCCCGCCGGCAGCCTCGTGCACGTGCAGAAGGGCGCACACCAGGCCCCCGAAGGCTTCATGTGCACCATCCCGCACGTCCATCACTGTCCCTGCCTGCAGGGCGGAGCGAGGCCACCGGGACCGCAGAATCCTCTGCCCACGAGCTTGGTCCTGCACCCCGTGCAGCACATTCAGGCCCCGGAGAAGACCCGCGCTCACGGTCTCCCGAGCGTGGGGCACGTTCCCCCGACGGTGGGGCCGTCGGCCTGTGTCTGCAGAAGCCCTGGGTCCCCACGAAAAGCGCGTTGGGATCCTGAGAACAGCCAAAGGGGGCTTGCTAGGAACAGAGACGTCGGGCACGCGGAGGGCGGCGGAGGGGCCAGGAACCGGGGCTCGGGTCCAGGGGGCCAGACGGACCAGACAGACGGGAACGCAGGGCTGTGCTTGTCACAGGATCTGGAACAGCCCGGTCAGAATGAGCCACACTTTGTGTTTAACCGTCTAACGGGGGACGCGCAGCCCGGGTCCTGCCCAGAGGGCGACTCTGCAGACAGTGAGGCCAGTGAGCCCCCTGCGTTCACGCACTCGGAGCTCTCTGGTGAAAGTTTGTTGATAAAAACACTCTAA